The sequence below is a genomic window from Vespula pensylvanica isolate Volc-1 chromosome 1, ASM1446617v1, whole genome shotgun sequence.
ttattagaattaattaaataaattttgctCACCTGGCAAGCACCGATTCCTTTTTGATTAAATGCGCAAATATGACTTGGATAGATCTGTAGCGTGTGTTGTCTTTGGCACAAACTATTATTTGTAGCATACAAATCGATCTTCAATAATGCATTAGAAATTGGACCTTTCGCATAAATTCTACCCCATCCACTCAAACGAAGTAAACTATTGTTTGGTACTTCCAAGCCAAGCAATGGAATAGGTTTCTGTAAGCTGTTGAAAACCATGGGATATTGTAGCTGCAAAGATAAGATGTtgttagaaaaattgtttaaaaaaaaaaacatttgtttaatattttatcagaaagaataaatttaagcgtcgatgaattttttataaataattcgtaattacCCTAATCACAGCGACATCGTTGACCCAAGAGGTTTGCGATGTACCTATGTATTTAGGATGAACAATAACAGATGTGACATTGTGAAATTGACCACCATTATTAAGATAATTAGTTCCAGATACAACGGTATAACGAGGATTGGGAAGATGCCACTCGTTAACACAATGAGCTGCAGTA
It includes:
- the LOC122629867 gene encoding chymotrypsin-1-like; the encoded protein is MCRFYLALFVLGVLARAYAEAPERIVGGNRAALGEFPYQVSLRIYNNHVCGGSIISSRHIVTAAHCVNEWHLPNPRYTVVSGTNYLNNGGQFHNVTSVIVHPKYIGTSQTSWVNDVAVIRLQYPMVFNSLQKPIPLLGLEVPNNSLLRLSGWGRIYAKGPISNALLKIDLYATNNSLCQRQHTLQIYPSHICAFNQKGIGACQGDSGGPLTYNGNLAGIVSWVIPCALGKPDVFTKVSSHLNFIRNATLYL